One Sanguibacter sp. HDW7 DNA window includes the following coding sequences:
- a CDS encoding VOC family protein, producing MALRFYTTVIDSHDVAAQGHWWAETLDWQIIYEADDELVLIPRHWPADLDPMSPVPHERWTGLPQGLVFVKVPEDKQVKNRLHIDLAPHVDDDRDAEIASLLARGATPADVGQGDVFWTVLRDPEGNEFCVLSSRDR from the coding sequence ATGGCGCTTCGCTTCTACACGACGGTCATCGACTCGCACGACGTCGCCGCCCAGGGTCATTGGTGGGCGGAGACGCTCGACTGGCAGATCATCTACGAGGCCGACGACGAGCTCGTGCTCATCCCCCGGCACTGGCCTGCGGACCTCGACCCCATGTCGCCCGTGCCGCACGAGCGCTGGACCGGGCTGCCGCAGGGCCTCGTCTTCGTCAAGGTGCCCGAGGACAAGCAGGTGAAGAACCGCCTGCACATCGATCTCGCACCGCACGTCGACGACGATCGCGACGCGGAGATCGCCTCGCTCCTCGCGCGGGGCGCGACCCCCGCGGACGTCGGGCAGGGCGACGTTTTTTGGACCGTCCTGCGCGACCCGGAGGGCAACGAGTTCTGCGTGCTCTCCTCCCGCGACCGCTGA
- a CDS encoding pirin family protein — MTNLDAHPAESSCEAGPACAGIELVEPRDVPLGGPRGMTVRRTLPSKARSMIGAFCFIDHYGPDDVAATGGMDVAPHPHTGLQTVTWLFEGRVLHRDALGSLQEIAPGQLNLMTAGAGICHSEQATPGLFPDDGRLHGVQLWTALPSGSRDGERLFEHVADLPTFTVLDAEDGGPAGVVRVVMGALGGVASPARAFSPLVAVQVDLEPGALVRLDVDESFEHGVLVDSGDLTLEGTRVDVAWLGYVAPGRRVLELRAGDEPVRAVLVGGEPFAEQILMWWNFVGRSHDEVVEARRLWQDAVAGGAEGEARFGKVAGYPGPSLPAPELPNVRLRPRER; from the coding sequence ATGACGAATCTCGACGCGCACCCGGCCGAGAGCTCGTGCGAGGCGGGCCCGGCGTGCGCGGGCATCGAGCTCGTCGAGCCGCGTGACGTGCCGCTCGGCGGCCCGCGCGGCATGACGGTCCGGCGGACGCTGCCGTCGAAGGCCCGCTCGATGATCGGCGCGTTCTGTTTCATCGACCACTACGGGCCCGACGACGTCGCGGCGACGGGCGGCATGGACGTCGCGCCGCACCCGCACACGGGACTGCAGACGGTGACGTGGCTGTTCGAAGGGCGTGTCCTGCACCGCGACGCCCTCGGGTCGCTCCAGGAGATCGCGCCCGGACAGCTCAATCTCATGACCGCGGGCGCGGGCATCTGCCACTCCGAGCAGGCCACGCCGGGGCTGTTCCCGGACGACGGGCGGCTCCACGGGGTGCAGCTGTGGACGGCGCTGCCGTCCGGGTCGCGCGACGGCGAGCGGCTGTTCGAGCATGTCGCGGACCTTCCGACATTTACCGTGCTCGACGCGGAGGACGGTGGGCCGGCGGGCGTCGTGCGGGTCGTCATGGGCGCGCTCGGTGGGGTCGCGTCGCCCGCGAGGGCTTTCTCGCCGCTCGTCGCGGTGCAGGTGGACCTCGAGCCGGGGGCCCTCGTGCGGCTCGACGTCGACGAGTCGTTCGAGCATGGCGTGCTCGTCGACTCCGGCGACCTCACGCTCGAGGGCACGCGCGTCGACGTCGCGTGGCTCGGGTACGTCGCGCCAGGTCGGCGGGTGCTCGAGCTGCGGGCGGGTGACGAGCCGGTGCGGGCGGTGCTCGTGGGCGGGGAGCCGTTCGCCGAGCAGATCCTCATGTGGTGGAACTTCGTCGGGCGCTCGCACGACGAAGTCGTCGAGGCGCGCCGGCTGTGGCAGGACGCGGTGGCGGGCGGCGCCGAGGGCGAGGCGCGCTTCGGCAAGGTCGCGGGCTACCCGGGCCCGTCGCTGCCGGCACCTGAGCTCCCGAACGTCCGCCTCCGCCCCCGCGAACGCTGA
- a CDS encoding GNAT family N-acetyltransferase → MNVTVIDAPDASRYEVVVGGTLAGFAEYRLEGGIIAFTHTETLPEFAGQGLARTLVDFALGDARARGLDVLPFCPYVRSVIARNPGTWLDLVPADARERLGLADQR, encoded by the coding sequence ATGAACGTCACCGTCATCGACGCCCCTGACGCGTCCCGCTACGAGGTCGTCGTCGGCGGCACGCTCGCGGGCTTCGCGGAGTACCGCCTCGAGGGCGGCATCATCGCCTTCACCCACACCGAGACCCTTCCCGAGTTCGCAGGTCAGGGCCTTGCGCGGACGCTCGTCGACTTCGCGCTCGGCGACGCGCGCGCCCGCGGCCTCGACGTTCTGCCGTTCTGCCCGTACGTCCGCTCCGTCATCGCACGCAACCCGGGCACGTGGCTCGACCTCGTTCCGGCCGACGCACGCGAGCGGCTGGGTCTGGCGGACCAGCGATGA
- a CDS encoding HAD-IC family P-type ATPase, with the protein MERLRAYPWVVATLVVGAVGLGLLAAGDDDASRWVVVAWVVLVAATQAWGMVRSLRAGDVGLDILAVLAISAAVAVGEHWAALVVVVMLTGGEALEDYAERRAQRELTALLDRAPRVAHLVDATGTVADVPVEDVAVGDTLLLKPAEVVPVDGELASDAAVLDESSVTGESLPVEHVRGDRIVSGALNGDRAVHVRATARAADSQYQQIVALVAEAQSSRAPMVRLADRYAVPFTIVAVAIALLAWWVSGDPRRLAEVLVVATPCPLLIAAPVAFVAGMSRSARAGVVVKGGGVLEQLSRVRTVALDKTGTLTHGRPHISRVVATDGISEDDVLALAAATEQYSAHPLATALVAGARARGMAPGPAADVVEETAHGVAATISGRRVAVGRWTWVLGASALSFGTGAPPAAGTASAGADAPASGAAEPDDACTPSPGAVWPDGARTASLSGSGAAATADVRTPVPSGPRAAEPDDVPPGTVVVHVAIDGRRVGRVELKDTVRDESAAVLAALRGVGVEHVVMLTGDREATALHVAAEVGVDEVRAALLPQEKVAAVAALPDRPVLMVGDGVNDAPVLAVADVGVAMGATGATAASESADAVLLVDNLGALVRLIGISRRTVRVALESIWAGIGLSVVLMLVAAFGLLPALAGAAMQEVVDLVAILGALRALTPGRGEPRFPPRPRVPSPSAKTPVPV; encoded by the coding sequence ATGGAACGTCTCCGTGCCTATCCCTGGGTCGTCGCCACGCTCGTCGTCGGCGCCGTCGGCCTCGGGCTGCTCGCAGCCGGTGACGACGACGCCTCCCGCTGGGTCGTCGTCGCCTGGGTCGTCCTCGTCGCCGCCACCCAGGCCTGGGGCATGGTCCGCTCGCTGCGCGCCGGTGACGTCGGCCTCGACATCCTCGCCGTCCTCGCGATCTCCGCCGCCGTCGCTGTCGGCGAGCACTGGGCCGCCCTCGTCGTCGTCGTCATGCTCACCGGGGGCGAGGCCCTCGAGGACTACGCCGAGCGTCGCGCCCAGCGCGAGCTCACCGCCCTCCTCGACCGCGCACCCCGCGTCGCCCACCTCGTCGACGCCACCGGCACGGTCGCCGACGTGCCCGTCGAGGACGTCGCCGTCGGCGACACCCTCCTCCTCAAGCCCGCAGAGGTCGTCCCCGTCGACGGCGAGCTCGCGTCCGACGCCGCCGTCCTCGACGAGTCCTCCGTCACCGGCGAGTCCCTGCCCGTCGAGCACGTCCGCGGCGACCGCATCGTCTCCGGCGCCCTCAACGGCGACCGCGCCGTCCACGTCCGCGCGACCGCCCGCGCCGCCGACTCCCAGTACCAGCAGATCGTCGCGCTCGTCGCCGAGGCCCAGAGCTCCCGCGCCCCCATGGTGCGCCTCGCCGACCGCTACGCCGTGCCGTTCACGATCGTCGCCGTCGCCATCGCGCTCCTCGCCTGGTGGGTGAGCGGCGACCCGCGGCGCCTCGCCGAGGTCCTCGTCGTCGCCACCCCCTGCCCCCTGCTCATCGCCGCACCCGTCGCGTTCGTCGCCGGCATGTCGCGCTCCGCCCGCGCCGGCGTCGTCGTCAAGGGCGGCGGCGTCCTCGAACAGCTCTCCCGCGTGCGAACCGTCGCGCTCGACAAGACCGGCACGCTCACGCACGGCCGCCCCCACATTTCCCGCGTCGTGGCGACCGACGGGATCAGCGAGGACGACGTCCTCGCGCTCGCCGCAGCCACCGAGCAGTACTCCGCCCACCCCCTCGCAACCGCCCTGGTCGCGGGCGCTCGCGCACGCGGCATGGCGCCCGGGCCCGCCGCCGACGTCGTCGAGGAGACCGCGCACGGGGTCGCCGCGACCATCTCCGGGCGGCGCGTGGCCGTCGGCAGGTGGACGTGGGTCCTGGGGGCGTCGGCCCTCTCCTTCGGCACGGGCGCTCCCCCGGCTGCGGGCACGGCGTCGGCCGGCGCCGACGCGCCCGCGTCGGGCGCCGCGGAGCCCGACGACGCATGCACGCCCTCGCCGGGTGCTGTGTGGCCCGACGGCGCACGCACAGCTTCGCTGTCCGGGTCGGGCGCTGCGGCGACCGCCGACGTACGCACGCCTGTGCCGTCCGGGCCGCGTGCCGCGGAGCCCGACGACGTCCCGCCCGGGACCGTCGTCGTCCACGTCGCCATCGACGGGCGGCGCGTCGGACGCGTCGAGCTCAAGGACACCGTCCGCGACGAGTCGGCAGCCGTCCTCGCGGCGCTGCGCGGCGTCGGGGTCGAGCACGTCGTCATGCTCACGGGCGACCGGGAGGCGACCGCCCTGCACGTCGCGGCCGAGGTCGGCGTCGACGAGGTCCGCGCCGCGCTCCTCCCCCAGGAGAAGGTCGCCGCCGTCGCGGCACTCCCCGACCGGCCCGTGCTCATGGTCGGCGACGGCGTCAACGACGCGCCCGTCCTCGCGGTCGCCGACGTCGGCGTCGCGATGGGCGCGACCGGCGCGACCGCCGCGAGCGAGTCGGCCGACGCCGTCCTGCTCGTCGACAATCTCGGCGCGCTCGTACGCCTCATCGGCATCTCGCGCCGCACGGTGCGGGTCGCCCTCGAGAGCATCTGGGCGGGCATCGGACTGTCCGTCGTCCTCATGCTCGTCGCCGCGTTCGGGCTGCTGCCCGCCCTCGCAGGTGCCGCGATGCAGGAGGTCGTCGACCTCGTCGCGATCCTCGGCGCCCTGCGGGCCCTGACGCCCGGCCGGGGCGAACCGCGGTTCCCGCCCCGCCCGCGGGTGCCGTCCCCGTCGGCCAAGACCCCGGTCCCGGTCTGA
- a CDS encoding methyl-accepting chemotaxis protein, whose product MTLTMTAKYPAPSPSNSALSSTSGSDPHDLPAGEARPDAAPPARRRTSVRRRLALLAGFGMGGVALIGALSIFLLNTLAASSDEIANVNATLGRQLNLVHQDQLKGRMIIAQMAAAADTATVDEWAAKLEENDATLETNIAALSATLGDVSTSWTRFLEAYDGFLAVRETRLVPVFEVPDHAQTFARVQQMYVQPAIDEYVAALDDAAAEIQAYMDGIAERSRASAQTSTVVVVGVILAVGAALLVLARGVVRSVGSSVTSLETSIEAMARGDLTVDAPIVTRDELGLTSERLNSARGKLAGTLSQVGETSATVAAAAEELGAAAGEVTRGTEDTSAQAGIVAAAAEQVSRNVQTVAAGAEQMGASIREIAQNAARAAEIAARATDVAGTTSVTVARLGASSQEIGAVVRAITSIAEQTNLLALNATIEAARAGEAGKGFAVVAGEVKELAQETARATEDIARRVEAIQADTDGAVTAIGEITHIVGQINDYQMTIASAVEEQTATTTEMSRSVAEAATGSTQIAHNITGVAESAAQSSRTVEQMGEAVAELARMAAELDGRVATFNY is encoded by the coding sequence ATGACGCTCACCATGACGGCGAAGTACCCGGCGCCTTCACCCAGCAACTCTGCCCTGTCATCCACGTCGGGCAGCGACCCCCATGATCTCCCTGCGGGCGAGGCCCGCCCGGACGCCGCGCCACCCGCCCGACGACGGACATCGGTCCGCCGTCGGCTCGCGCTCCTTGCGGGGTTCGGCATGGGCGGCGTCGCGCTCATCGGCGCGCTCTCGATCTTCCTGCTCAACACCCTGGCCGCGTCGTCCGACGAGATCGCGAACGTCAACGCGACGCTCGGCCGCCAGCTCAACCTTGTCCACCAGGACCAGCTCAAGGGGCGCATGATCATCGCCCAGATGGCAGCCGCGGCCGACACCGCGACCGTCGACGAGTGGGCGGCGAAGCTCGAGGAGAACGATGCGACGCTCGAGACGAACATCGCGGCGCTCAGCGCCACTCTCGGCGACGTATCGACGAGCTGGACGCGCTTCCTCGAGGCGTACGACGGCTTCCTCGCCGTGCGCGAGACCCGGCTGGTGCCGGTCTTCGAGGTCCCCGACCATGCCCAGACGTTTGCGCGTGTCCAGCAGATGTACGTGCAACCCGCGATCGACGAGTACGTGGCGGCGCTCGACGACGCGGCCGCCGAGATCCAGGCGTACATGGACGGCATCGCCGAACGCTCGCGGGCGAGCGCTCAGACGTCGACAGTGGTCGTGGTCGGCGTCATCCTCGCCGTGGGGGCCGCGCTCCTCGTCCTTGCGCGCGGCGTCGTACGCTCCGTGGGCAGCTCGGTGACGAGCCTCGAGACGTCGATCGAGGCGATGGCGCGCGGAGACCTCACGGTGGACGCACCGATCGTCACCCGGGACGAGCTCGGCCTCACCTCCGAACGCCTCAACTCTGCCCGCGGGAAGCTTGCCGGGACGTTGTCCCAGGTTGGTGAGACATCGGCGACGGTCGCTGCCGCGGCGGAGGAGCTGGGCGCGGCCGCGGGCGAGGTGACGCGGGGCACGGAGGACACGTCGGCGCAGGCGGGCATCGTCGCGGCGGCGGCGGAGCAGGTCTCCCGCAACGTCCAGACGGTTGCCGCGGGCGCCGAGCAGATGGGCGCCTCTATCCGTGAGATCGCCCAGAACGCGGCGCGCGCGGCTGAGATCGCGGCCCGGGCGACGGACGTCGCGGGGACGACGAGCGTGACGGTCGCACGTCTGGGCGCGTCCTCGCAGGAGATCGGCGCGGTCGTCCGCGCTATCACCTCGATCGCCGAGCAGACCAACCTCCTCGCGCTTAACGCAACCATCGAGGCCGCCCGCGCCGGCGAAGCAGGCAAGGGCTTCGCCGTCGTCGCCGGCGAGGTCAAGGAGCTCGCCCAGGAGACGGCGCGCGCCACCGAGGACATCGCTCGTCGGGTCGAGGCCATCCAGGCCGACACCGACGGCGCCGTCACCGCGATCGGCGAGATCACGCACATCGTCGGGCAGATCAACGACTACCAGATGACGATCGCCTCGGCGGTCGAGGAGCAGACGGCGACGACGACGGAGATGTCGCGATCGGTGGCCGAGGCCGCGACCGGCTCGACGCAGATCGCGCACAACATCACGGGCGTCGCGGAGTCCGCGGCGCAGTCGTCGCGGACCGTCGAGCAGATGGGCGAGGCGGTCGCCGAGCTCGCACGCATGGCCGCCGAGCTCGACGGCCGCGTCGCGACCTTCAACTACTGA
- a CDS encoding aspartate:alanine exchanger family transporter: MDAVLSLLVEQPVLLLVLLVGIGAAIGHIRVRGVGLGAAAVLFCALLLGALGASREIDLEVPHAFGTLGLTLFTFTVGIVSGAEFFASLRRSLKVIGWMIVVVAAGAGVAVGLGRLLDLSTATIAGTFAGALTNTPALAAARDAAGDDAAPTVGYAVAYVFGVVGVLIVAHLTLRSRGNDTDAPPELVERAVRVEFASGQSVRELTELYGERIAFSRLRSGSEDAAPRTALDDDVLVVGDVVTVVGPERLVEEIVAALGHVSSHQLRQDGRVVAMRRITVSSTKVAGRTLEELELHSRYGAVVTRLRRGDVDEVANSRTVLRLGDRVRIVAPRGHMGAITTLLGDSTRGFSDINPAVLGLGMALGVLLGLVVLPIPGVHVTIGAAAGTLVMGLVLGRLGRVGPFSTSMSFTAAQALSELGLLIFLAQAGLVAGGQVAPAFASGEWLRILALGAAVTTTVAVGLWCVLRRLCHVGATTASGMIAGTQTQPAVLAFANVRTGFDPRVALGYALVYPAAMIVKIVAGGILGSL, encoded by the coding sequence ATGGACGCTGTCCTCTCGCTCCTCGTCGAGCAGCCTGTGCTGCTGCTCGTCCTGCTCGTCGGCATCGGTGCGGCCATCGGCCACATCAGGGTCCGGGGTGTCGGCCTCGGCGCCGCGGCCGTCCTCTTCTGCGCGCTGCTCCTCGGAGCTCTCGGCGCCTCGCGCGAGATCGATCTCGAGGTCCCGCACGCGTTCGGCACGCTCGGCCTCACGCTCTTCACGTTCACCGTCGGCATCGTCTCGGGCGCCGAGTTCTTCGCGTCCCTGCGCCGCAGCCTCAAGGTCATCGGCTGGATGATCGTCGTCGTCGCCGCAGGGGCCGGCGTCGCCGTCGGCCTCGGGCGCCTGCTCGACCTCTCGACCGCGACGATCGCCGGCACCTTCGCCGGGGCCCTCACCAACACGCCCGCGCTCGCCGCTGCACGCGACGCCGCAGGGGACGACGCGGCCCCGACCGTCGGCTACGCCGTCGCCTACGTCTTCGGCGTCGTCGGCGTGCTCATCGTCGCGCACCTCACCCTGCGGAGCCGCGGCAACGACACCGACGCGCCGCCCGAGCTCGTCGAGCGCGCCGTCCGCGTCGAGTTCGCGAGCGGCCAGTCCGTGCGCGAGCTCACGGAGCTCTACGGCGAGCGCATCGCGTTCTCCCGCCTGCGCTCCGGCTCCGAGGACGCCGCGCCGCGCACCGCGCTCGACGACGACGTGCTCGTCGTCGGCGACGTCGTCACCGTCGTCGGGCCGGAGCGGCTCGTCGAGGAGATCGTCGCGGCGCTCGGACACGTGTCCTCGCACCAGCTGCGGCAGGACGGGCGCGTCGTCGCGATGCGTCGCATCACCGTCTCGAGCACGAAGGTCGCGGGCCGCACCCTCGAGGAGCTCGAGCTGCACTCGCGCTACGGGGCCGTCGTCACGCGCCTGCGTCGCGGCGACGTCGACGAGGTCGCGAACTCGCGCACCGTCCTGCGCCTCGGCGACCGCGTGCGGATCGTCGCGCCGCGCGGCCACATGGGCGCGATCACGACGCTGCTGGGCGACTCGACCCGCGGGTTCTCCGACATCAACCCGGCCGTCCTCGGCCTCGGCATGGCGCTCGGCGTGCTGCTCGGTCTTGTCGTGCTTCCCATCCCCGGGGTGCACGTGACGATCGGCGCGGCTGCGGGCACCCTCGTCATGGGGCTCGTCCTGGGCCGGCTCGGGCGCGTCGGGCCGTTCTCGACGTCGATGTCGTTCACCGCCGCGCAGGCGCTCAGCGAGCTCGGTCTGCTCATCTTCCTCGCGCAGGCGGGGCTCGTCGCGGGCGGTCAGGTCGCGCCTGCGTTCGCGTCGGGCGAGTGGCTGCGGATCCTCGCGCTGGGCGCCGCGGTGACGACGACTGTCGCGGTCGGGCTGTGGTGCGTGCTGCGGAGGCTGTGCCACGTGGGTGCGACGACGGCGTCGGGCATGATCGCCGGCACGCAGACGCAGCCCGCGGTGCTCGCTTTTGCGAACGTGCGGACGGGCTTCGACCCGCGGGTCGCGCTCGGGTATGCGCTCGTGTATCCCGCCGCGATGATCGTGAAGATCGTGGCGGGCGGCATCCTCGGCTCGCTCTAG
- a CDS encoding TetR/AcrR family transcriptional regulator, producing the protein MTTSLRDLKKAATARELAATAFVLVQERGYDDVTIDQIAEHAGYSRRTFANHFGGKAEAVVDGFLQRFGPQVLDSRTAPRTMSDLLDASEAFIASLLEGPALDDVRAFAAIAREHPVVESMAHSRLQAFRGSANIALLVERFGETRTMLYLSALVGLLAGSLHVVLDELGATCADAAPAAHGRPQMPEIPDLTPELRDRLRALVTEAFDILRHGFLAGAREDASPAP; encoded by the coding sequence GTGACCACCTCGCTGCGGGACCTCAAGAAGGCCGCGACCGCCCGCGAGCTCGCCGCGACCGCGTTCGTCCTCGTGCAGGAGCGCGGGTACGACGACGTGACGATCGACCAGATCGCCGAGCACGCCGGCTACTCCCGCCGCACGTTCGCCAACCACTTCGGCGGCAAGGCCGAGGCGGTCGTCGACGGCTTCCTCCAGCGCTTCGGCCCCCAGGTGCTCGACAGCAGGACCGCGCCGCGCACCATGTCCGACCTCCTCGACGCGAGCGAGGCCTTCATCGCCTCACTTCTCGAGGGTCCCGCCCTCGACGACGTGCGCGCCTTCGCCGCGATCGCGCGCGAGCACCCCGTCGTCGAGTCGATGGCGCACTCGCGACTCCAGGCGTTCCGCGGCTCGGCCAACATCGCGCTCCTCGTGGAGCGCTTCGGCGAGACCCGCACGATGCTCTACCTCTCGGCGCTCGTCGGACTGCTCGCCGGCAGCCTCCACGTCGTCCTCGACGAGCTCGGCGCGACGTGCGCCGACGCTGCCCCCGCTGCCCACGGCCGCCCCCAGATGCCCGAGATCCCGGACCTCACCCCCGAGCTCCGCGACCGCCTGCGAGCGCTCGTCACCGAGGCCTTCGACATCCTGCGTCACGGCTTCCTGGCCGGTGCACGCGAGGACGCGTCGCCCGCCCCCTGA